The following proteins come from a genomic window of Lachnoclostridium phytofermentans ISDg:
- a CDS encoding LytR/AlgR family response regulator transcription factor, which yields MLTILLCDDNKETLSQYAGLTQKIARKNKVEVVISAFSSGEQLLFHLSDNPDKADIIYLDILMSKLNGLDTARKLRELECKAEIVFLTTSEDYVFDAFDVSPVQYLIKATMSAEKFEQVFLRALALVQKKATDMFLCESANTQTVIPIKDISFFEIWKRVVTVHYNRTETINFYSKMEELEKQLLNKGFVRIHRSYIVNLTYISKFQQNSLYLKTGENVPIGVTYMKQVRRAFFDYISSASIHRF from the coding sequence ATGTTAACTATACTTCTATGTGATGACAATAAGGAAACCCTTAGCCAATACGCCGGACTGACCCAAAAAATAGCCAGGAAAAATAAAGTTGAAGTTGTAATTTCTGCTTTCAGTTCCGGAGAACAGTTGCTGTTCCATCTGTCTGATAACCCAGATAAAGCTGATATCATCTATCTGGATATTCTCATGAGTAAACTAAACGGGTTGGATACTGCTAGGAAGCTCAGGGAGCTTGAATGCAAAGCGGAGATAGTTTTTCTGACCACAAGTGAGGATTATGTTTTTGATGCTTTTGATGTCTCACCTGTTCAGTATTTGATAAAAGCGACAATGTCTGCAGAAAAATTTGAGCAGGTATTTCTTAGGGCTTTGGCATTGGTTCAAAAAAAAGCAACCGATATGTTTCTATGTGAATCAGCGAATACTCAAACGGTTATCCCAATTAAGGATATCTCTTTTTTTGAAATCTGGAAACGGGTCGTAACTGTCCATTACAACAGAACGGAGACCATCAACTTTTATTCAAAAATGGAAGAACTTGAAAAACAGCTGCTTAATAAGGGATTTGTCCGGATACACCGCTCTTATATTGTGAACCTGACTTATATTTCAAAATTCCAGCAGAACAGCCTGTATCTAAAGACCGGCGAAAACGTACCGATAGGCGTTACATACATGAAGCAGGTCAGGCGGGCATTTTTTGATTATATTAGCAGTGCCAGCATTCATAGATTCTGA